One Streptomyces sp. L2 genomic window carries:
- a CDS encoding MFS transporter: MSTGSGAASAPAPTPTTPTARKSSMFSSLKVRNYRLFFIGQVVSNTGTWMQRIAQDWLVLSLTGSSAAVGITTALQFLPMLLFGLYGGVLVDRLPKRPTLLVTQSSMALTGLALAALTLTGHVQVWHVYVAAFAVGLATVVDNPARQSFVTEMVGTAQLQNAVSLNSANFQSARLVGPAVAGLLITGVGTGWAFLLNGLSFVAPITGLLLMRARELHVIERAPRSKGQLREGLRYVAGRPDLIWPIVLVGFIGTFGFNFPVWLSAYADDVFHAGAGAYSLFNTLMAVGSLIGALLAARRGTARMRLLIAAAATFGLLEVVAALTPSYWLFALFMVPLGVFGMTVNVTANTAVQMSTDPAMRGRVMALFMMVFVGGTPLGAPLVGWVTDTYGAHVGFALGGIVSAAAAAAIGLALVRIGGLKVSVGWHRGYPRVRFVPRERELATA; encoded by the coding sequence TTGAGTACGGGATCCGGAGCAGCTTCCGCCCCCGCACCGACCCCTACTACCCCCACCGCCCGCAAGTCCTCGATGTTCAGCTCGCTGAAGGTCCGGAACTACCGCCTGTTCTTCATAGGCCAGGTCGTGTCCAACACCGGCACCTGGATGCAGCGCATCGCCCAGGACTGGCTGGTGCTCAGCCTCACCGGCTCCTCCGCGGCCGTGGGCATCACCACGGCCCTGCAGTTCCTGCCGATGCTGCTGTTCGGCCTCTACGGCGGCGTCCTCGTCGACCGGCTGCCCAAGCGGCCCACCCTGCTCGTCACCCAGTCGTCCATGGCCCTCACCGGCCTGGCCCTCGCCGCCCTGACCCTGACCGGCCACGTCCAGGTCTGGCACGTGTACGTCGCCGCCTTCGCCGTCGGCCTCGCCACGGTCGTGGACAACCCGGCCCGCCAGTCCTTCGTCACCGAGATGGTCGGGACGGCGCAGCTGCAGAACGCGGTCAGCCTGAACTCGGCGAACTTCCAGTCCGCCCGCCTGGTCGGCCCGGCCGTCGCCGGTCTCCTGATCACCGGCGTGGGCACCGGTTGGGCGTTCCTCCTCAACGGCCTGTCCTTCGTCGCGCCCATCACCGGCCTGCTGCTGATGCGCGCGCGTGAACTGCACGTCATCGAGCGCGCGCCGCGGAGCAAGGGACAGCTGCGGGAGGGCCTGCGCTACGTCGCCGGGCGCCCCGACCTGATCTGGCCCATCGTCCTCGTCGGGTTCATCGGCACCTTCGGCTTCAACTTCCCGGTGTGGCTGTCCGCCTACGCCGACGACGTCTTCCACGCCGGCGCCGGCGCCTACAGCCTCTTCAACACGCTGATGGCCGTCGGCTCCCTGATCGGCGCCCTGCTCGCCGCCCGGCGCGGCACGGCCCGGATGCGGCTGCTGATCGCGGCCGCGGCGACCTTCGGCCTGCTGGAGGTCGTGGCCGCGCTGACCCCGTCGTACTGGCTGTTCGCGCTGTTCATGGTGCCGCTCGGGGTGTTCGGCATGACGGTCAACGTCACCGCGAACACCGCCGTGCAGATGTCCACCGACCCGGCCATGCGGGGGCGTGTGATGGCCCTGTTCATGATGGTCTTCGTCGGCGGTACGCCGCTGGGCGCGCCGCTCGTCGGCTGGGTCACCGACACCTACGGCGCCCACGTCGGCTTCGCCCTCGGCGGCATCGTCTCCGCCGCGGCCGCCGCCGCCATCGGCCTGGCCCTGGTCCGCATCGGCGGCCTCAAGGTCTCGGTCGGCTGGCACCGCGGCTACCCGCGCGTGCGGTTCGTCCCCAGGGAGCGGGAGCTGGCGACGGCGTAG
- a CDS encoding molecular chaperone Hsp90: MSKFVRPAAEGADPFGTARLRRGVLDAWATSPARFREDANAEEDLVLGGYRDRLVVELAQNAADAAARAHMPGRLRLTLRDGVLVAANTGAGLDAAGVESLSTLRASAKRDAQGTQGAVGRFGVGFAAVLAVTDEPAVVGRHGGVRWSLGEARTLAAETARHSPGLGDEIRRRDGHVPLLRLPFAAEGSAPEPYDTVVILPLRDAAAADLAERLLEGVDDALLLALPGLEDVVVEIGDAAPRTLRRRTEGAFTVVEDSREGTTRWRTALAHGPLTGDLLADRPVEERLRPHWSVTWAVPADESGAPVRPRTAPVVHAPTPSDEPLGVPGLLIASFPLDTTRRHAAPGPLTDFLVQRAADAYAELLAAWRPVTEGAVGLVPGPLGKGELDGALRQAILERLPRTAFLPPAVQPAEQGARDEHDEQDEQDSGLPEALRPRDAEIVEGAGAETVRVLAEVLPTLLPAGLERRAELRTLGVARLPLADAVDRLAGLEKDPDWWWRLYDSLAGIDPDRLSGLPVPLAGGTSQAFGSGGGRTTIGPRQVLLPAPDAARTDPEVLARLGLKVAHEDAAHPLLEKLGALPASPRAVLTTPQVRAAVAASLDDEGGALWDEDAPDAEELADTVLALVRDAGLEPGDEPWLGALALPDEDGELAPAGELVFPGSAFARVIRDGELAAVDGELADKWGEQPLTACGVLADFALVRATDVVLDPDELEPRDGDFAEPDDAGLLDAVDVWSEDILDRFPDSPVPPVATELVAVRDLDLVDDDHWPEALALLARPPLRDALTQPVRVLLHDGTHEVVRPYTAWWLRGHPVLDGRRPAGLLAAGGDPLLHGLYDEADATGFEDEQVLRALGVRTSVAALLDEPGGAAELLDRLADPERAVGPAQLHGLYGALADLDPEQVTLPEELRAVVDGRVTVVDAADAVVVDSPDLLPFTSGVPLLPVRPSRAAELAELFQVRRLSESVTGEVHSEGAEHDVPEPVRVLLGARTPRTYVEHEELVVDGVEIDWRLTDDGVLHAATLEGVAAGLAWAAGQWPRRFEVAALLEDPSRTQELARDRWFD, translated from the coding sequence GTGAGCAAGTTCGTGCGGCCCGCGGCCGAGGGCGCCGACCCCTTCGGTACGGCTCGGCTGCGTCGCGGGGTTCTCGACGCCTGGGCGACCAGCCCGGCCCGGTTCCGGGAGGACGCCAACGCCGAGGAGGACCTGGTCCTCGGCGGCTACCGGGACCGCCTCGTCGTGGAACTGGCGCAGAACGCCGCCGACGCGGCCGCCCGCGCGCACATGCCGGGCCGGCTCCGCCTCACCCTGCGCGACGGCGTGCTGGTCGCCGCCAACACCGGCGCCGGTCTGGACGCGGCCGGTGTCGAGTCGCTGTCCACGCTGCGGGCCTCCGCGAAGCGGGACGCGCAGGGCACCCAGGGTGCCGTGGGCCGGTTCGGGGTCGGGTTCGCCGCCGTCCTCGCCGTCACCGACGAACCCGCCGTCGTCGGGCGGCACGGCGGGGTGCGCTGGTCGCTCGGGGAGGCGCGGACGCTGGCCGCCGAGACCGCCCGGCACAGCCCCGGCCTCGGCGACGAGATCCGCCGCCGCGACGGACACGTGCCGCTGCTCCGGCTGCCGTTCGCCGCCGAGGGCTCCGCCCCGGAGCCGTACGACACCGTGGTCATCCTGCCGCTGCGGGACGCGGCTGCCGCCGACCTCGCCGAGCGGCTCCTGGAGGGCGTCGATGACGCCCTGCTGCTGGCCCTGCCGGGCCTGGAGGACGTCGTCGTCGAGATCGGCGACGCGGCGCCCCGGACCCTGCGGCGGCGCACCGAGGGCGCCTTCACCGTCGTGGAGGACTCGCGGGAGGGCACCACCCGGTGGCGTACGGCCCTGGCGCACGGGCCGCTCACCGGCGACCTGCTCGCCGACCGGCCCGTCGAGGAACGGCTGCGGCCGCACTGGTCGGTGACCTGGGCCGTACCGGCGGACGAGTCGGGAGCCCCGGTGCGGCCCCGCACCGCGCCCGTCGTGCACGCGCCCACCCCCAGCGACGAACCCCTCGGCGTGCCCGGACTGCTCATCGCCTCGTTCCCGCTGGACACCACCCGGCGGCATGCCGCGCCCGGCCCGCTGACCGACTTCCTGGTGCAGCGCGCGGCCGACGCCTACGCCGAACTCCTCGCCGCGTGGCGGCCCGTCACCGAGGGCGCCGTAGGACTCGTGCCCGGGCCGCTCGGGAAGGGCGAGCTGGACGGGGCACTGCGGCAGGCCATCCTGGAGCGGCTGCCCCGCACCGCGTTCCTGCCGCCGGCCGTCCAGCCGGCGGAGCAGGGCGCGCGGGACGAGCACGACGAGCAGGACGAGCAGGACAGCGGTCTGCCGGAAGCCCTGCGGCCGCGTGACGCCGAGATCGTGGAGGGGGCCGGGGCCGAGACCGTACGGGTGCTCGCCGAGGTGCTGCCCACGCTGCTGCCCGCCGGGCTGGAGCGGCGGGCCGAACTGCGCACCCTCGGGGTCGCCCGGCTGCCCCTCGCCGACGCCGTCGACCGGCTCGCCGGGCTGGAGAAGGACCCCGACTGGTGGTGGCGGCTGTACGACAGTCTCGCCGGCATCGACCCCGACCGGCTCTCCGGGCTGCCCGTGCCGCTGGCTGGGGGTACCTCCCAGGCTTTCGGCTCTGGGGGAGGGCGGACCACCATCGGGCCCCGGCAGGTGCTGCTGCCCGCGCCGGACGCGGCCCGCACCGACCCCGAGGTGCTGGCCCGGCTGGGCCTGAAGGTGGCCCACGAGGACGCGGCGCACCCGCTGCTGGAGAAGCTGGGCGCGCTGCCCGCCTCCCCGCGCGCGGTCCTCACCACCCCGCAGGTGCGCGCGGCCGTGGCGGCCTCGCTGGACGACGAGGGCGGCGCGCTGTGGGACGAGGACGCGCCGGACGCCGAGGAACTGGCCGACACCGTCCTCGCGTTGGTGCGGGACGCCGGTCTGGAGCCCGGTGACGAGCCGTGGCTCGGCGCGCTCGCGCTGCCCGACGAGGACGGCGAACTCGCGCCAGCCGGGGAGCTGGTGTTCCCCGGCAGCGCCTTCGCCCGCGTCATCCGCGACGGCGAACTGGCGGCCGTGGACGGCGAGCTGGCGGACAAGTGGGGCGAGCAGCCCCTGACCGCGTGCGGGGTCCTCGCGGACTTCGCACTGGTCCGCGCCACGGACGTCGTCCTCGACCCCGACGAACTGGAGCCCCGCGACGGGGACTTCGCCGAACCGGACGACGCCGGACTGCTGGACGCCGTCGACGTGTGGAGCGAGGACATCCTCGACCGCTTCCCGGACAGCCCGGTGCCCCCGGTGGCGACCGAACTGGTCGCCGTGCGGGACCTGGACCTCGTCGACGACGACCACTGGCCCGAGGCCCTCGCCCTGCTCGCCCGCCCGCCGCTGCGCGACGCGCTCACCCAGCCGGTGCGCGTCCTGCTGCACGACGGCACGCACGAGGTCGTACGGCCGTACACCGCCTGGTGGCTGCGCGGGCACCCGGTGCTCGACGGCCGCCGGCCCGCCGGTCTCCTCGCGGCCGGCGGCGACCCGCTGCTGCACGGGCTGTACGACGAGGCCGACGCCACCGGGTTCGAGGACGAGCAGGTCCTGCGGGCGCTGGGGGTACGGACCTCGGTGGCCGCGCTGCTGGACGAGCCGGGCGGCGCCGCCGAACTGCTCGACCGGCTCGCCGATCCGGAGCGGGCGGTAGGCCCCGCCCAACTGCACGGCCTCTACGGCGCGCTGGCGGACCTGGACCCCGAGCAGGTGACCCTGCCGGAGGAGCTGCGGGCCGTCGTCGACGGACGGGTGACGGTCGTGGACGCGGCCGACGCCGTCGTCGTCGACTCGCCCGACCTGCTGCCGTTCACCTCCGGTGTCCCGCTGCTGCCGGTCCGCCCGTCCCGGGCCGCCGAACTGGCCGAGCTGTTCCAGGTACGGCGGCTGAGCGAGTCCGTCACCGGCGAGGTGCACTCCGAGGGCGCCGAGCACGACGTACCGGAACCGGTGCGGGTGCTGCTGGGGGCGCGCACCCCGCGGACGTACGTCGAACACGAGGAACTCGTCGTCGACGGCGTGGAGATCGACTGGCGGCTCACCGACGACGGGGTGCTGCACGCGGCCACGCTGGAAGGCGTCGCCGCCGGCCTCGCCTGGGCGGCCGGCCAGTGGCCCCGCCGCTTCGAGGTCGCCGCGCTCCTGGAGGACCCGTCCAGGACCCAGGAACTGGCGCGCGACCGCTGGTTCGACTGA
- a CDS encoding MarR family transcriptional regulator — translation MPDLSHGDDAAAVNSLRSAVMRLSRRLKHQRVDESLSPTEMSVLGTLSRCGQATPGELARKEHVQPPSMTRIVALLEAKGLVRLEPHPDDRRQKVVTRTEQAEAMLEESRRKRNAFLAGLVADLDEDEWAKLRAAAPVLEKLAHL, via the coding sequence ATGCCGGACCTTTCCCATGGCGACGACGCGGCCGCCGTGAACTCCCTCCGCTCCGCCGTGATGCGGTTGTCCCGTCGGCTCAAGCACCAGCGGGTCGACGAGTCGCTGAGCCCCACCGAGATGTCGGTGCTGGGCACCCTCTCCCGCTGCGGCCAGGCCACCCCCGGTGAGCTGGCCCGCAAGGAGCACGTGCAGCCGCCGTCGATGACCCGCATCGTCGCGCTGCTGGAGGCCAAGGGACTGGTCCGTCTGGAGCCGCATCCCGACGACCGGCGCCAGAAGGTCGTCACCCGGACCGAACAGGCCGAGGCGATGCTGGAGGAGAGCCGCCGCAAGCGCAACGCCTTCCTGGCCGGCCTCGTCGCCGACCTTGACGAGGACGAGTGGGCCAAACTGCGCGCCGCCGCCCCCGTCCTGGAGAAGCTCGCACATCTGTAA
- a CDS encoding NCS2 family permease, translated as MSSTSAPAKVPTPGKPGGATGSGAVDRYFRISERGSSLAREIRGGFATFFAMAYIIVLNPIILGSAKDMYGHHLDHGQLVTATAVTAAFTTLLMGVIGNVPIALAAGLGVNTVVALQLAPRMSWPDAMGMVVLAGFVVMLLVATGLRERVMNAVPYSLRKAISIGIGLFIMLIGLVDSGFVSRIPDIAQTTVPLQLGADGHLNGWPVLVFVLGSLLTLALIVRKVSGAILISIVSMTVLAVIINAVAKVPSWGLTTPKWPGNPVASPDFGLIGQVSLFGGFHKVGILTGVLFVFTVLLSCFFDAMGTIMGVSDEAKLTDAEGQMPGIGKVLFIDGVAVAVGGASSSSATTCFVESTAGVGEGARTGLANVVTGALFGLALFLTPVATMVPSQAATPALLAVGFLILAGSVREIDWTDYTLAVPAFVTMLMMPFTYSITNGIGMGFITFVVLRLAAGRARDIPVPMYIVSAVFTFYYLMPAFGLT; from the coding sequence ATGTCCTCCACCTCGGCACCCGCCAAGGTCCCCACCCCCGGGAAGCCGGGCGGCGCCACCGGCTCCGGCGCCGTCGACCGCTACTTCCGCATCTCCGAGCGCGGCAGCTCCCTCGCCCGCGAGATCCGGGGCGGCTTCGCCACCTTCTTCGCGATGGCGTACATCATCGTGCTGAACCCGATCATCCTCGGCAGTGCGAAGGACATGTACGGGCACCACCTCGACCATGGTCAGCTGGTCACGGCCACCGCCGTCACCGCCGCCTTCACCACCCTCCTGATGGGCGTCATCGGCAACGTCCCGATCGCCCTCGCCGCCGGCCTCGGCGTCAACACGGTCGTCGCGCTCCAGCTCGCGCCCCGCATGTCCTGGCCGGACGCCATGGGCATGGTCGTCCTCGCCGGCTTCGTCGTCATGCTCCTGGTGGCCACCGGTCTGCGCGAGCGCGTGATGAACGCCGTGCCGTACAGCCTGCGCAAGGCGATCTCGATCGGCATCGGCCTCTTCATCATGCTGATCGGCCTCGTCGACTCCGGCTTCGTCAGCCGCATCCCGGACATCGCCCAGACCACCGTCCCGCTCCAGCTCGGCGCCGACGGTCACCTCAACGGCTGGCCGGTCCTCGTCTTCGTGCTCGGCTCCCTGCTCACCCTCGCGCTGATCGTGCGCAAGGTGTCCGGCGCCATCCTGATCTCCATCGTGTCGATGACCGTCCTCGCGGTGATCATCAACGCGGTCGCCAAGGTGCCCTCCTGGGGCCTGACCACCCCGAAGTGGCCCGGCAACCCGGTCGCCTCGCCCGACTTCGGGCTGATCGGCCAGGTCAGCCTGTTCGGCGGCTTCCACAAGGTCGGCATCCTGACCGGCGTCCTCTTCGTCTTCACCGTCCTGCTGTCCTGCTTCTTCGACGCCATGGGCACGATCATGGGCGTCAGCGACGAGGCCAAGCTGACCGACGCCGAGGGCCAGATGCCCGGCATCGGCAAGGTCCTCTTCATCGACGGCGTCGCGGTCGCGGTCGGCGGCGCCAGCTCCTCCTCGGCCACCACCTGCTTCGTGGAGTCCACGGCAGGCGTCGGCGAGGGGGCCAGGACCGGCCTCGCGAACGTCGTCACCGGCGCCCTGTTCGGCCTGGCGCTGTTCCTCACCCCGGTCGCCACGATGGTCCCGTCCCAGGCGGCCACCCCGGCGCTGCTCGCGGTCGGCTTCCTGATCCTGGCCGGCTCGGTCCGGGAGATCGACTGGACCGACTACACGCTGGCCGTCCCGGCCTTCGTGACCATGCTGATGATGCCGTTCACCTACTCGATCACCAACGGCATCGGCATGGGCTTCATCACCTTCGTGGTACTGCGCCTCGCGGCCGGCCGGGCGCGGGACATCCCGGTGCCGATGTACATCGTCTCGGCGGTGTTCACCTTCTACTACCTGATGCCGGCGTTCGGCCTCACCTGA
- a CDS encoding HAD-IC family P-type ATPase codes for MAHIDAGAELDPVHPVALPERRAAGLTGAEVAQRVARGQVNDVPVRSSRSLTDIVRANVFTRFNAIIGVLWIITFLVAPIQDSLFGFVILANTGIGIVQEWRAKQTLDSLAVIGEARPTVRRDGTATEVPTSGIVLDDLVEIGPGDKVVVDGVCAEADGLEIDESLLTGEADPVVKHPGDSVMSGSFVVAGAGAFTATKVGREAYAAQLAEEASRFTLVHSELRTGISTILKYVTWMMVPAALGLVATQLVAQHHAAKDAVARTVGGIIPMVPEGLVLLTSVAFAIGVIRLGRKQCLVQELPAIEGLARVDTVCLDKTGTLTEGGMDVTALHTLGDSDEAYVRTVLGALGESDPRPNASLQAIIDAYPDSEEWRCVESLPFSSARKYSGATFSEGDGETSTWLLGAPDVLLGGDGDSEGDSASDRGDHGGDPALAETERLNEQGLRVLLLARATRDLDDTEPQRGARPAALVVLEQRLRPDAADTLRYFAEQNVRAKVVSGDNAVSVGAVAEKLGLAGAAVDARRLPADREGMAGALEEATVFGRVTPRQKRDMVGALQSRGHTVAMTGDGVNDVLALKDADIGVSMGSGSEATRAVAQIVLLDNSFATLPSVVAEGRRVIGNITRVATLFLVKTVYSVLLAVLVVCWQVPYPFLPRHLTLLSTLTIGVPAFFLALAPNAERARPHFVRRVMRYAVPGGLVAGVATFVMYLIARHFYTGPGSLDAETSAATLTLFLISMWVLAIVARPYTWWRVALVAAMFGAFLVVLAVPALQSFFALRLVGVTMPWTAVAVAAVAAATLDLTWRWVDRRASA; via the coding sequence ATGGCCCACATTGACGCGGGGGCCGAGCTGGACCCCGTGCATCCGGTCGCCCTGCCCGAGCGCCGGGCGGCGGGGCTGACCGGCGCCGAGGTAGCGCAGCGCGTCGCACGCGGCCAGGTGAACGACGTACCGGTGCGCAGCAGCCGTTCCCTCACGGACATCGTCCGGGCCAACGTCTTCACCCGGTTCAACGCCATCATCGGCGTCCTGTGGATCATCACCTTCCTCGTCGCCCCCATCCAGGACAGCCTCTTCGGCTTCGTGATCCTCGCCAACACCGGCATCGGCATCGTCCAGGAGTGGCGGGCCAAGCAGACCCTGGACTCGCTCGCCGTCATCGGTGAGGCCCGGCCGACGGTCCGCCGGGACGGCACCGCCACCGAGGTGCCGACCAGCGGGATCGTGCTGGACGACCTCGTCGAGATCGGCCCCGGCGACAAGGTCGTCGTGGACGGCGTGTGCGCCGAGGCCGACGGTCTGGAGATCGACGAGTCACTGCTGACCGGTGAGGCCGACCCCGTCGTCAAACACCCCGGCGACTCGGTCATGTCCGGCAGCTTCGTCGTCGCCGGCGCCGGCGCGTTCACCGCGACCAAGGTGGGCCGCGAGGCCTACGCCGCCCAGCTCGCCGAGGAGGCGTCCCGGTTCACGCTGGTCCACTCCGAGCTGCGCACCGGCATCTCCACGATCCTGAAGTACGTCACCTGGATGATGGTCCCGGCCGCTCTCGGTCTGGTCGCCACCCAGCTCGTGGCCCAGCACCACGCCGCGAAGGACGCGGTCGCCCGCACCGTCGGCGGCATCATCCCCATGGTCCCGGAGGGCCTGGTGCTGCTGACCTCGGTCGCCTTCGCGATCGGGGTGATCCGGCTGGGCCGCAAGCAGTGCCTCGTGCAGGAGCTCCCGGCGATCGAGGGCCTGGCCCGCGTCGACACCGTATGCCTGGACAAGACGGGCACGCTCACCGAGGGCGGCATGGACGTCACCGCGCTGCACACCCTGGGCGACAGCGACGAGGCGTACGTCCGTACCGTGCTCGGCGCCCTCGGCGAGTCCGACCCACGCCCCAACGCCTCCCTCCAGGCCATCATCGACGCCTACCCGGACAGTGAGGAGTGGCGGTGCGTGGAGTCACTGCCATTCTCCTCGGCCCGCAAGTACAGCGGCGCCACGTTCAGCGAGGGCGACGGCGAGACCAGCACGTGGCTGCTGGGCGCCCCGGACGTGCTGCTCGGCGGCGACGGCGACAGCGAGGGTGACAGCGCCAGCGACCGCGGTGACCACGGCGGCGACCCGGCCCTCGCCGAGACCGAGCGCCTCAACGAGCAGGGGCTGCGGGTCCTGCTCCTGGCCCGCGCCACCCGCGACCTCGACGACACCGAGCCGCAGCGCGGCGCCCGCCCGGCCGCCCTCGTCGTACTGGAGCAGCGGCTGCGCCCGGACGCGGCCGACACCCTGCGCTACTTCGCCGAGCAGAACGTCCGCGCCAAGGTCGTCTCCGGGGACAACGCGGTGTCCGTCGGCGCGGTCGCCGAGAAGCTGGGGCTCGCGGGTGCGGCGGTGGACGCGCGCCGGCTGCCCGCCGACCGCGAGGGCATGGCGGGCGCGCTGGAGGAGGCGACCGTCTTCGGCCGGGTCACCCCGCGGCAGAAGCGGGACATGGTGGGCGCGCTGCAGTCGCGCGGGCACACGGTCGCGATGACCGGGGACGGGGTGAACGACGTCCTGGCGCTGAAGGACGCGGACATCGGGGTCTCGATGGGCTCGGGTTCGGAGGCGACGCGGGCGGTGGCGCAGATCGTGCTGCTGGACAACAGCTTCGCCACGCTGCCGTCGGTGGTCGCCGAGGGCCGCCGGGTGATCGGCAACATCACGCGGGTGGCGACGCTGTTCCTGGTCAAGACGGTGTACTCGGTGCTGCTGGCGGTGCTGGTGGTGTGCTGGCAGGTGCCGTACCCGTTCCTGCCCCGGCATCTGACGCTGCTGTCGACGCTGACGATCGGCGTCCCGGCGTTCTTCCTGGCGCTGGCGCCCAACGCGGAGCGGGCGCGGCCGCACTTCGTGCGCCGGGTGATGCGGTACGCGGTGCCGGGCGGGCTGGTGGCCGGGGTGGCGACCTTCGTGATGTACCTGATCGCCCGCCACTTCTACACCGGCCCCGGCTCCCTGGACGCGGAGACCAGCGCGGCGACACTCACCCTGTTCCTGATCTCGATGTGGGTGCTGGCGATCGTCGCCCGCCCCTACACCTGGTGGCGCGTCGCGCTGGTCGCCGCGATGTTCGGCGCGTTCCTCGTCGTGCTCGCCGTACCGGCCCTGCAGAGCTTCTTCGCGCTGCGGCTGGTGGGCGTCACGATGCCGTGGACGGCGGTCGCGGTGGCGGCGGTGGCGGCGGCCACCCTGGACCTCACGTGGAGGTGGGTGGACCGCCGCGCATCCGCTTAG
- a CDS encoding GNAT family N-acetyltransferase, with product MTLTIRAGGPEDAPSVLRMLDSSVEWLVAQGRTRQWGTEPWSTDPKAVAMVERYVAQGTPYIAEVDGVPAATLTLTDAPGAYLARADEPERYIHLLASDRRFKGHGAGAALLAHAAEETRRAGVSLLRVDCYAGDDGKLVAFYERNGFTRTESFLHGADEWPGQVLARRVRQRRGYRFR from the coding sequence ATGACGCTCACGATCCGCGCAGGCGGCCCCGAAGACGCTCCGTCGGTCCTCCGGATGCTGGACAGCTCCGTGGAATGGCTGGTCGCACAGGGCAGGACCCGGCAGTGGGGCACCGAGCCCTGGTCCACGGACCCGAAGGCGGTGGCGATGGTCGAGCGGTACGTCGCCCAGGGCACCCCGTACATCGCGGAGGTGGACGGCGTCCCGGCCGCCACCCTCACCCTCACCGACGCCCCCGGCGCCTACCTGGCCCGCGCCGACGAGCCCGAGCGGTACATCCACCTGCTCGCCTCCGACCGCCGCTTCAAGGGCCACGGCGCGGGAGCCGCGCTGCTCGCCCACGCCGCCGAGGAGACCCGGCGGGCCGGGGTGTCCCTGCTCCGCGTCGACTGCTACGCGGGCGACGATGGCAAGCTGGTCGCCTTCTACGAACGCAACGGCTTCACCCGCACCGAGTCCTTCCTGCACGGTGCGGACGAGTGGCCGGGCCAGGTGCTGGCCCGCCGGGTGCGCCAACGGCGCGGCTACCGGTTCCGGTAG
- a CDS encoding ribbon-helix-helix protein, CopG family, whose product MGTSVLSLRIDGELLERLRRHAAKRGMSVQDYVVRTLVRDDFDERFQTAVEETERFYGVG is encoded by the coding sequence ATGGGGACCAGCGTGCTCAGCCTGCGGATAGACGGGGAGCTGCTCGAAAGGCTCCGGCGCCATGCGGCCAAAAGGGGAATGAGCGTCCAGGACTATGTCGTCCGGACGCTCGTTCGCGATGACTTCGACGAGCGGTTCCAGACCGCCGTGGAGGAGACGGAGCGGTTCTACGGGGTCGGGTGA
- a CDS encoding DUF2530 domain-containing protein — MAKWTAKHEAPEPLEGPVVATITGGTILWFVLFLVQLPFYGWFDSHDHLWWLWTCLAGAGLGLIGIWYVRKRDAAIKRDAALSEAESAPREPAE; from the coding sequence ATGGCTAAGTGGACCGCGAAGCACGAGGCGCCGGAACCCCTGGAGGGGCCCGTGGTCGCCACCATCACCGGTGGCACGATCCTGTGGTTCGTCCTCTTCCTGGTCCAGCTCCCCTTCTACGGCTGGTTCGACTCCCACGACCACCTGTGGTGGCTGTGGACCTGCCTCGCCGGGGCGGGCCTGGGGCTCATCGGCATCTGGTACGTCCGCAAGAGGGACGCGGCGATCAAGAGGGACGCCGCGCTGAGCGAGGCCGAGTCTGCGCCTCGGGAGCCTGCTGAGTAG
- the thpR gene encoding RNA 2',3'-cyclic phosphodiesterase has protein sequence MRLFAAVLPPEGITDELAVQVARLRELPGADRLRWTGRPGWHLTLAFYGEVDDDLLPALSDRLARAAHRTAPFPLALSGGGQFGHGKALWTGAAGDVEALRVLAGRAEAAARKAGLARDEHRRYKAHLTLARGRGTLDTRPYLDALAGFRGAQWTVSELALVRSRLPRSGVPGEQPRYETVGRWPFEAAG, from the coding sequence ATGAGACTCTTCGCCGCCGTGCTGCCCCCGGAAGGCATCACGGACGAACTCGCCGTCCAGGTCGCCCGGTTGAGGGAGCTGCCGGGGGCGGACCGGCTGCGGTGGACCGGTCGGCCCGGCTGGCACCTCACCCTCGCCTTCTACGGCGAGGTCGACGACGACCTCCTCCCCGCCCTCTCGGACCGCCTGGCCCGCGCGGCGCACCGCACCGCCCCCTTCCCGCTCGCCCTCTCCGGCGGCGGCCAGTTCGGCCACGGCAAGGCCCTCTGGACGGGCGCCGCCGGCGACGTGGAGGCACTGCGCGTGCTGGCCGGCCGCGCGGAGGCGGCGGCCCGCAAGGCCGGCCTCGCGCGGGACGAGCACCGCCGCTACAAGGCCCACCTGACCCTGGCCCGCGGCCGCGGCACGCTCGACACCCGGCCGTACCTCGACGCCCTCGCCGGCTTCCGCGGCGCCCAGTGGACCGTGTCCGAGCTGGCGCTGGTCCGCAGCCGGCTGCCGAGGTCCGGGGTGCCGGGGGAACAGCCCCGCTACGAGACGGTCGGCCGCTGGCCGTTCGAGGCGGCCGGTTAG